A single window of Sphaerodactylus townsendi isolate TG3544 linkage group LG05, MPM_Stown_v2.3, whole genome shotgun sequence DNA harbors:
- the BCL10 gene encoding B-cell lymphoma/leukemia 10: MAGCGVSAGAAAAAAATAERSLTDDEMAEVKKEVLEQLRRYLCDKIIAERHFDYLRSKKILSREDTEEISCRTSSRKKAGKLLDYLAEHPKGLDALIESIRLERTQNFLLQKITDAVLKAKNEKLEGLKELSCSNCKPSLLEQANNLSRSQSNESNFFEKQKDKECTHLPHPEMFSTSAFVSAASLCSMNLPITEVGNAENSIFSAVLPGPGDPGAPPLPPQLQNEQEEICSTSTDSHFLPLRSRSLLPQ; this comes from the exons ATGGCGGGCTGTGGGGTGTcagcgggggcggcggcggcggcggcagcaactGCCGAAAGGTCGCTCACCGATGATGAGATGGCGGAGGTGAAAAAGGAA GTCTTAGAACAGTTGCGTCGCTATCTGTGTGATAAAATAATCGCAGAAAGACACTTTGATTATCTACGTTCAAAGAAAATCCTCAGTCGAGAGGACACTGAAGAAATATCTTGCCGAACCTCAAGCAGGAAAAAGGCTGGGAAGCTGCTGGATTACTTAGCAGAACATCCAAAAGGACTAGATGCTTTGATAGAATCTATTAGATTAGAAAGAACACAGAACTTTCTGTTACAAAAGATAACTGATGCCgttttgaaagcaaaaaatgaaaaacttgAAGGTCTTAAAG AATTGAGCTGTAGCAACTGCAAGCCTTCATTACTTGAACAAGCAAACAACCTCTCTAGGTCACAGTCAAATGAATCTAatttctttgaaaaacaaaaagacaaagAATGTACCCATCTTCCTCATCCAGAAATGTTTAGTACATCTGCTTTTGTCTCAGCTGCTTCCCTTTGTTCAATGAATTTACCCATTACTGAGGTtggaaatgcagaaaactcaattttTTCAGCTGTCCTTCCTGGACCTGGAGATCCTGGAGCACCACCTCTTCCACCACAGTTGCAGAATGAACAAGAGGAAATATGTTCCACCTCCACTGATAGTCACTTCCTGCCTTTGAGATCCCGCTCACTTCTTCCACAGTGA
- the LG05H1orf52 gene encoding UPF0690 protein C1orf52 homolog, which yields MAGAEDKDPLGFFAAYCSDNSSSGSSDSDGEEVSGSQRQAASQQGKREEKARLPGPDELFSSVNRPAFLYNPLHKEIDWESRVVRAPEEPPKEFKAWSTNAVPPPEIYSVKETKPPPPPELDMAIKWSNIYEDNGDDAPRHSNNVNFLPDKEQESFQSDDEKDEPASAKKRKLDPEEQTKKKKR from the exons ATGGCAGGGGCGGAAGACAAGGACCCGCTGGGTTTCTTCGCCGCTTACTGCAGCGACAACAGTTCGAGCGGCAGCTCCGACTCCGACGGCGAGGAGGTCTCGGGCTCGCAGCGACAGGCCGCTTCGCAGcaggggaagagagaagagaaggcgCGCCTGCCCGGGCCCGACGAGCTCTTCAGCAGCGTCAACCGGCCCGCCTTTCTCTATAACCCGCTGCATAAGGAGATCGACTGGGAGAGCAGGGTCGTGCGCGCGCCCGAGGAG CCTCCCAAGGAATTCAAGGCATGGAGTACAAATGCTGTACCACCTCCTGAGATTTACAGTGTTAAAGAAACaaagcccccaccaccacctgaatTAGATATGGCAATAAAGTGGTCTAATATATATGAAGATAATGGTGATGATGCTCCAAGACATTCAAATAATGTCAACTTCTTACCAGACAAAGAACAAGAGTCCTTCCAATCAG ATGATGAAAAAGATGAACCTGCGTCAGCTAAGAAACGCAAGCTGGACCCTGAAGagcagacaaaaaagaaaaaacgaTGA